In a genomic window of Nodosilinea sp. PGN35:
- a CDS encoding NB-ARC domain-containing protein, producing the protein MSSRHGARAKVGSGVEKTRSQRRRGVTLTPQGLQKLQQAQRQIELQSNYGQRLTLEELSDRTQLSLKTITKVLDAKVTVDRHTLEAFFAAFDLILDRADYGFPLSTHPPAHPSTHLPIHPPIHTSWGEAIDVAFFCGRTQELALLEKWVVGDRCRLVALLGMGGMGKTALSVKLAQTLLPQFEFVLWRSLRDAPQLSDLLADLLPILSQQQDVKLPPGPTAQIARLMQYLRQHRCLLVLDNGESILHRGTSGHYLPGYEAYADLFQQVGESDHQSCVILTSREKPGEIAALEGDGLPVRSYLLPGLKASDSETLCGAKGLSGTPSDHQQLIDRYRGNPLALKIVATSIRDLFGGSIAEFLQDNTLIFSGMRRLLQQQCDRTSDLEQQIMTWLAIHREWVGLDQLQRDLGTAIPRRQLLEAIEALHRRSLVERGELGFTQQPVVMEFVLEASLEQAFQDLLAWGHADSEGPQERVNPWFHRYPLMRATAKEYLRQSQGRVILTPLAERLRAEVCPQEQLTAHLQRVLERVRSRFAHTPSYSAANLLHLAHHLSLNLSSYDFSQLWVRQAHLVTVPLSGVNFSGATFEHSTFAQPSTYSRAVAFSPDGTLLAAADFNHLRLWDMTGDRLLKTMPHNTWVWRLIFSPDGTRLASGSTDNVVSLWDVASGQCLKVLQGEEEGCSSIAFSPDGRVLAGTYHRQVRLWDTDTWQSIGTLEGHSQRVAYVAIAPVPDSQGRVIVASGSHDQTVRLWDLRSRQCLHILQDHANLVWNLAFSADGQTLATSSMDGTIGLWEVATGRLQRVLKGHTHIVSAATFIPGTDWLVSSSFDQTLKYWDIHQGTCLHTTVAHRGEVWGVSSTADGCQLATVGNDKLVKRWDTQTKQCLSAVGGSSSQIYGVAALGPGLVASGGDDEVTRLWDLATGQCLTTLAGHSSWVWAIAPHPSQPDLATAGGDGTIKLWNRQSGQLRRTLTAHTAAVYGLVYRADGRFLASCGADAGAKLWDAHTGACLRSFAGHRSWVWDCALATHQPWLVTASNDETLKIWDIHTGECLRTLTGHKERIWAVAMAPDDSLVASGSEDYTAKLWNPTTGDCLYTLVGHRSQIKTVAFDPGGRWVATGSQDCTLKLWDTAGQCLRTFEGHRSAVSSLTFVTPASGAPPQLLSGSHDETLRLWDLTTGDCLQVLRPPRLYEGMVLTGAQGLNGWAIAALQELGARV; encoded by the coding sequence TTGTCTTCTCGCCATGGAGCTAGAGCAAAGGTAGGGAGTGGAGTGGAAAAAACGCGATCGCAGCGGCGGCGGGGAGTGACCTTGACCCCCCAGGGGTTACAAAAGTTACAGCAGGCCCAGCGGCAGATAGAACTCCAGAGCAACTACGGCCAGCGACTGACCCTAGAGGAGTTGAGCGATCGCACCCAGCTCTCCCTCAAAACCATCACCAAAGTCCTCGATGCCAAGGTCACCGTCGATCGCCACACCCTCGAAGCCTTCTTCGCCGCCTTTGACCTCATCCTCGATCGCGCCGACTACGGCTTCCCCCTGTCTACCCATCCACCCGCCCACCCGTCTACCCATCTACCCATCCACCCGCCCATCCACACCTCCTGGGGCGAAGCCATCGATGTAGCCTTCTTCTGCGGCCGCACCCAGGAGCTAGCCCTGCTAGAAAAGTGGGTAGTGGGCGACCGCTGCCGCCTGGTGGCCCTGCTGGGCATGGGCGGCATGGGCAAGACCGCCCTGTCGGTGAAGCTGGCCCAAACCCTGCTGCCCCAGTTCGAGTTTGTGCTGTGGCGCAGTCTGCGCGATGCCCCCCAGCTCAGCGACCTGCTGGCGGATCTGCTGCCGATTTTGTCGCAGCAGCAGGACGTTAAACTGCCCCCTGGCCCCACCGCCCAGATTGCTCGACTGATGCAATATCTCCGGCAGCACCGCTGTCTGCTGGTGCTCGACAACGGCGAATCGATTTTGCATCGCGGCACCAGTGGTCACTACCTGCCGGGCTACGAGGCCTACGCCGACCTGTTTCAGCAGGTGGGCGAAAGCGACCACCAGAGCTGCGTGATTTTAACCAGCCGCGAAAAGCCCGGCGAGATTGCCGCCCTGGAGGGGGATGGGCTGCCGGTGCGCTCTTATCTGCTGCCCGGTCTCAAGGCCAGCGACAGTGAGACCCTCTGCGGGGCCAAGGGGCTGAGCGGCACCCCCAGCGACCACCAGCAGCTGATCGATCGCTACCGGGGCAATCCCCTCGCCCTCAAAATTGTCGCCACTTCCATCCGCGACCTGTTTGGCGGCAGCATCGCCGAATTTTTGCAGGACAACACCCTGATCTTTAGCGGCATGCGGCGGCTGTTGCAGCAGCAGTGCGATCGCACCTCCGACCTGGAACAGCAGATCATGACCTGGCTGGCCATCCACCGGGAATGGGTGGGCCTCGATCAGCTCCAGCGAGACCTGGGCACCGCCATTCCCCGGCGGCAGCTGCTGGAGGCGATCGAGGCGCTGCACCGCCGTTCCCTGGTGGAGCGGGGGGAGTTGGGCTTTACCCAGCAGCCGGTGGTGATGGAGTTTGTGCTGGAGGCGAGCCTGGAGCAGGCGTTTCAGGACCTGCTGGCCTGGGGACATGCGGACAGCGAAGGGCCGCAGGAGCGGGTCAACCCCTGGTTCCACCGCTACCCGCTGATGCGGGCCACCGCCAAGGAATACCTGCGCCAGAGCCAGGGCCGGGTGATTTTGACTCCCCTGGCGGAGCGGCTCAGGGCGGAGGTGTGCCCCCAGGAGCAGTTGACGGCCCACCTGCAGCGGGTGCTGGAGCGGGTGCGATCGCGCTTTGCCCACACCCCCAGCTACAGTGCCGCCAACCTGCTGCACCTCGCCCACCACCTGAGTCTGAACCTGAGCAGCTACGACTTTTCCCAACTCTGGGTGCGGCAGGCCCACCTGGTCACGGTGCCCCTGTCGGGGGTCAACTTCAGCGGAGCCACCTTCGAGCACAGCACCTTTGCCCAGCCCAGCACCTACAGCCGCGCCGTCGCTTTTAGCCCCGACGGCACCCTGCTGGCCGCCGCCGACTTTAACCACCTGCGCCTGTGGGATATGACCGGCGATCGCCTGCTCAAAACCATGCCCCACAATACCTGGGTGTGGCGGCTCATCTTTAGCCCCGACGGCACCCGCCTGGCCAGCGGCAGCACCGACAACGTGGTCAGCCTGTGGGACGTGGCCAGCGGCCAGTGCCTCAAGGTGCTGCAAGGCGAGGAAGAGGGCTGCTCGTCCATCGCCTTTAGCCCCGATGGGCGGGTGCTGGCGGGCACCTACCACCGCCAGGTGCGTCTGTGGGACACCGACACCTGGCAGTCGATCGGCACCCTGGAGGGCCACAGCCAGCGGGTGGCCTACGTGGCGATCGCCCCGGTGCCCGATTCCCAGGGCCGGGTGATTGTGGCCAGCGGCAGCCACGACCAAACCGTGCGCCTGTGGGACTTGCGCAGCCGCCAGTGCCTTCACATTCTGCAAGACCACGCCAACCTGGTGTGGAACCTGGCCTTTAGCGCCGATGGCCAAACCCTGGCCACCAGCAGCATGGATGGCACCATTGGCCTGTGGGAGGTGGCCACCGGTCGCCTGCAACGGGTGCTGAAGGGGCACACTCACATCGTCAGCGCCGCCACCTTTATCCCCGGCACCGACTGGCTGGTCAGCAGCAGCTTCGACCAGACCCTGAAGTACTGGGACATTCACCAGGGCACCTGTCTCCACACCACCGTAGCCCACCGGGGCGAAGTCTGGGGCGTCTCCAGCACCGCCGATGGTTGCCAGCTTGCCACCGTCGGCAATGACAAGCTGGTCAAGCGGTGGGATACCCAGACCAAGCAATGCCTCAGCGCCGTGGGCGGGTCTTCCAGCCAGATCTACGGGGTAGCGGCGCTGGGGCCGGGTCTGGTGGCCAGCGGCGGCGACGATGAGGTGACCCGCCTGTGGGATCTCGCCACTGGCCAGTGCCTCACTACCCTGGCGGGCCACAGCAGCTGGGTCTGGGCGATCGCCCCCCACCCCAGCCAGCCCGACCTGGCCACCGCTGGCGGCGACGGCACCATTAAACTGTGGAACCGGCAATCCGGGCAGCTGCGCCGTACCCTGACGGCCCACACCGCCGCCGTGTATGGGCTGGTCTACCGAGCCGATGGCAGGTTCTTGGCCAGTTGTGGAGCCGATGCCGGGGCCAAACTCTGGGATGCCCACACGGGGGCATGCCTGCGCAGCTTTGCGGGCCACCGCAGCTGGGTGTGGGACTGTGCCCTAGCCACCCACCAGCCCTGGTTGGTCACCGCCAGCAATGACGAAACCCTGAAAATTTGGGATATCCACACTGGGGAGTGCCTGCGCACTCTGACCGGCCACAAAGAGCGGATTTGGGCCGTGGCGATGGCCCCCGACGATAGCCTGGTTGCCTCCGGCAGCGAAGACTACACCGCCAAGCTGTGGAACCCCACCACCGGGGACTGTCTATACACCCTGGTAGGCCACCGCAGCCAGATCAAAACCGTGGCCTTTGACCCCGGCGGGCGGTGGGTGGCCACCGGCAGCCAGGACTGCACCCTCAAACTGTGGGATACAGCTGGGCAGTGCCTGCGCACCTTTGAGGGCCACCGCAGCGCGGTTTCCAGCCTCACCTTTGTCACCCCGGCCTCCGGTGCCCCACCCCAACTGCTCAGCGGCAGCCACGATGAAACCCTGCGGCTCTGGGATCTCACCACTGGAGATTGCCTCCAGGTGCTGCGGCCTCCCCGCCTCTACGAAGGCATGGTCTTGACCGGTGCCCAGGGGTTGAACGGCTGGGCGATCGCCGCCCTGCAAGAACTGGGGGCTCGGGTCTAG
- a CDS encoding TetR/AcrR family transcriptional regulator: MPKVVDHDQYRKALLNQCFDLFADHGYASLTTRQIAKALGVSTGTLYYYFPSKEDLFTQLIEELTTQDLLRATAQIQGLSTLRERILALGDFLAANEDYFIKQTLLLMDFYQQAGVGQSRVNEAVQRVSVRSRDEIMTALQIDNPLIATHVLCLVDGLISERMVNPALVCYRQQAELLADLLTAYLEKFSGGER, from the coding sequence ATGCCCAAGGTTGTCGATCACGACCAGTATCGTAAAGCGTTGCTAAACCAGTGCTTTGACCTGTTTGCCGACCACGGCTACGCCAGTCTGACCACCCGGCAGATTGCCAAGGCGCTAGGGGTGTCCACCGGCACGCTGTACTACTACTTCCCCAGCAAGGAGGATCTGTTTACGCAGCTGATCGAAGAGCTGACCACCCAGGATCTACTGCGGGCCACCGCTCAGATTCAGGGGCTGAGCACCCTCAGGGAGCGCATTTTGGCCCTGGGCGATTTTCTGGCAGCCAACGAAGACTACTTCATTAAGCAGACCTTGCTGCTGATGGATTTTTATCAGCAGGCGGGGGTGGGCCAGTCGCGGGTGAATGAGGCGGTGCAGCGGGTGAGCGTGCGATCGCGCGACGAAATCATGACCGCCCTCCAGATCGACAATCCCCTGATCGCCACCCACGTTCTCTGTCTGGTTGACGGCCTCATCTCTGAGCGCATGGTGAACCCAGCCCTGGTGTGCTACCGCCAGCAGGCCGAGCTTTTGGCCGACCTGCTCACCGCCTACCTGGAAAAATTTTCGGGAGGTGAGCGATGA
- a CDS encoding GNAT family N-acetyltransferase, with protein METLALTPLQPTQYDAATELLMAAFADDPLFNYLVPADVPDRSGVMAYLFRMLLLCGAGGGHSYGLGEAQAPKGVVIWMPPGQSVGLIDMLRAGLYELPFRLPWQYLPRWQAALALDHYHRQAMPQPHWYLMLLAVSPSHQRQGVGHQLMQPGLVESDRTHQPCYVETSTEGAVRFYQRHGFEIVKTGPFAEQAPPFWTLQRRAGE; from the coding sequence ATGGAAACTCTTGCCCTAACCCCCCTGCAACCCACCCAGTACGATGCGGCCACGGAGTTGCTGATGGCGGCCTTTGCCGACGACCCGCTGTTTAACTACCTCGTACCCGCCGATGTGCCCGATCGCAGCGGGGTCATGGCCTACCTGTTTCGGATGCTGCTGCTTTGCGGTGCCGGCGGTGGCCACAGCTATGGTCTAGGGGAGGCTCAGGCCCCCAAGGGCGTCGTCATCTGGATGCCGCCGGGGCAGTCGGTCGGTCTGATCGATATGCTGCGGGCCGGGCTGTACGAGCTGCCCTTTCGCCTGCCCTGGCAATATTTGCCTCGCTGGCAGGCCGCCCTGGCCCTCGACCACTACCACCGCCAGGCCATGCCCCAGCCCCACTGGTATCTCATGCTGCTGGCGGTGAGCCCCAGCCACCAGCGCCAGGGGGTTGGCCACCAGCTCATGCAGCCTGGACTGGTGGAGAGCGATCGCACCCACCAGCCCTGCTATGTCGAAACCTCCACCGAGGGGGCGGTGCGCTTTTACCAGCGCCACGGCTTTGAAATTGTTAAAACTGGGCCCTTTGCCGAGCAGGCCCCGCCCTTTTGGACGCTACAGCGACGGGCAGGCGAGTAG
- a CDS encoding DUF937 domain-containing protein: MSLFFDVLSSINNPNQQGSVDQLSAAMASVQQLAASQGMNTDQMGSILNALGGALQPTLKQQAATVGTGQLEGMLGKLSGAGGAAALAAALPPQMQQQLIESVAQRSGLNAGMVQTLLPKLLPVVIGLLGMGAAKPGVASSGNPLLNAFLDSGAPNTTDLGTVMKFAGRFLNPPQ, from the coding sequence ATGTCTCTGTTTTTTGATGTGCTTAGCTCTATCAACAACCCCAACCAGCAGGGCAGCGTCGATCAGCTCAGTGCGGCGATGGCTTCTGTGCAGCAGCTCGCCGCTAGCCAGGGCATGAACACCGACCAAATGGGGTCAATTCTCAACGCCCTGGGGGGGGCGCTACAGCCCACCCTCAAGCAGCAGGCCGCCACCGTGGGTACCGGTCAGCTGGAGGGAATGCTCGGCAAGCTGTCTGGAGCCGGGGGGGCCGCCGCCCTGGCCGCCGCCCTGCCTCCCCAAATGCAGCAGCAGCTGATCGAATCTGTGGCCCAGCGGAGTGGTCTCAATGCGGGTATGGTTCAGACCCTGCTGCCCAAGCTGTTGCCCGTGGTAATCGGGCTGCTGGGCATGGGCGCGGCTAAGCCCGGCGTCGCCAGCAGCGGTAACCCACTGCTCAACGCCTTCCTCGATTCTGGCGCTCCCAACACCACCGACCTGGGCACCGTGATGAAGTTTGCTGGCCGCTTTTTAAACCCGCCCCAGTAG
- a CDS encoding DUF4912 domain-containing protein — MFNRYGVTAQGATQFRGRSLLWLTAVPLLVAAAVGLERQGALWAQTADPLEGVEIPTSLDPGSGLTIESSETMRLVNEALRSRFSSQYGDANVEVTYGSANNALVALTDGETDLAAIGRSLTDAETSAGLREVPVSRNKIAILVSPSNPFAGSLTAEQFAQIFRGEITNWSEVGGQDAPIVLVDHPGDSDTRQAFRNYPAFQSSVFESAPGAVVLMESSVAVIAANLDENSISYVVAEQALNNPAVKIVPMHDTLPDDERYPFSQPLSYVYNPATASPATLAFLGFATNPDTEALIESARAAAIAGSAGATPETAAEAETDPTAAGAETDSAIAPGTIPETTLEETAPVAPAPAPARGLPWWPWLLALPLLGGLLWWLLKDRTPLAAPLAAAADRRIILTPRNCRDAYAYWELPEGEVEALRQQNCSLALKLHDVTDIADVDRQAPHNTYRFDCDTVAVGDRHLPVDVDNRDYLVELGYVGTDDTWHALARSAQVRVPACPSSVSSGAAGVGAAAAAAAGLGVGAAAIARPADTTAPARVILTPRDCRRAYAYWELPASTVADLKAGSRSLKARLYDVTELPGNSNRLNSLQEFNAELVAQGDLQLPIAVDDRDYLIEVGYVDSNYQWQALAKSAPVRVPACFSQGAAAAAAVGSTLGASPRQGGVSGLVSDLQPKPAGFGSVAETAAETALSSLAGGVAAAGLGATLESRPAPAQETAPAQKTAPGVGRRTDMGAESKIILVPRGADAAYAYWEAAPAHSAALRQEGGRVMALRIHDATNLELDYQSPHATQEYILGEGDQDHHVSIWTPDRDYVAELGYLTDDGQWLQLVRSLHVRVPAA, encoded by the coding sequence ATGTTCAACCGCTACGGTGTTACTGCCCAAGGGGCGACTCAATTTCGGGGGCGATCGCTGCTTTGGCTGACCGCAGTACCCCTGCTAGTTGCCGCCGCCGTTGGGCTGGAGCGGCAGGGGGCGCTTTGGGCGCAGACCGCCGACCCCCTGGAAGGCGTTGAAATTCCCACTTCCCTCGACCCCGGCAGTGGGCTCACCATTGAGAGTTCAGAGACCATGCGTTTGGTCAACGAGGCGCTGCGATCGCGCTTCTCGAGCCAGTACGGCGACGCCAATGTAGAGGTGACCTACGGCAGCGCCAACAATGCCCTTGTGGCGCTCACCGATGGCGAGACCGACCTGGCGGCCATTGGCCGCAGCCTCACCGATGCAGAAACCAGTGCCGGTCTGCGGGAAGTGCCGGTGTCGCGCAACAAAATTGCCATTCTGGTGAGCCCCAGTAACCCCTTTGCGGGCAGCCTGACGGCGGAGCAGTTTGCCCAAATTTTTCGCGGCGAAATCACCAACTGGTCTGAGGTGGGCGGGCAAGACGCCCCCATTGTGCTGGTTGACCACCCCGGCGACAGCGATACCCGCCAGGCCTTTCGCAACTACCCGGCGTTTCAGTCCAGCGTGTTTGAGTCAGCCCCTGGAGCCGTCGTGCTGATGGAATCCAGCGTTGCCGTCATCGCCGCCAACCTCGACGAGAACAGCATTAGCTACGTGGTTGCCGAGCAGGCGCTCAACAACCCGGCGGTCAAAATTGTGCCCATGCACGACACCCTGCCCGACGATGAGCGCTACCCTTTCTCGCAGCCCCTCTCCTACGTTTACAACCCGGCGACGGCCAGCCCGGCCACCCTCGCCTTTTTGGGGTTTGCCACCAACCCCGACACCGAGGCGCTGATTGAGTCGGCCCGGGCCGCTGCGATCGCTGGCTCCGCCGGGGCCACCCCCGAGACCGCTGCCGAGGCCGAAACCGACCCCACCGCCGCCGGGGCCGAAACCGACTCCGCCATCGCTCCGGGCACCATCCCAGAAACTACGCTGGAAGAGACCGCCCCCGTTGCGCCCGCTCCCGCCCCGGCGCGGGGCCTGCCCTGGTGGCCCTGGCTGCTGGCCCTGCCCCTGCTGGGCGGTCTGCTCTGGTGGCTCCTCAAGGATCGAACTCCCCTGGCGGCTCCCCTGGCGGCCGCCGCCGATCGCCGCATCATTCTCACGCCGCGCAACTGCCGCGATGCCTACGCTTACTGGGAGCTGCCGGAGGGTGAGGTGGAGGCGCTGCGCCAGCAAAACTGCTCCCTGGCCCTCAAGCTCCACGACGTGACCGACATTGCCGACGTTGACCGGCAGGCCCCCCACAACACCTACCGGTTTGACTGCGACACGGTGGCCGTGGGCGATCGCCACCTGCCCGTCGATGTCGATAATCGGGACTATCTCGTCGAGCTGGGCTACGTGGGCACCGACGACACCTGGCACGCTCTGGCGCGATCGGCCCAGGTGCGCGTGCCCGCCTGCCCCAGCAGCGTATCGTCGGGTGCGGCGGGAGTTGGGGCTGCCGCCGCTGCCGCCGCCGGGCTGGGGGTAGGGGCAGCGGCGATCGCCCGCCCGGCAGATACCACGGCCCCAGCTCGGGTGATTCTCACCCCCCGCGACTGCCGCCGGGCCTACGCCTACTGGGAGCTGCCGGCCTCAACGGTAGCGGATCTCAAGGCCGGTTCCCGCAGCCTCAAGGCCCGGCTGTACGATGTCACCGAACTGCCCGGCAACAGCAACCGCCTCAACAGCCTGCAAGAATTTAACGCTGAGCTGGTGGCCCAGGGCGATCTGCAACTGCCCATTGCCGTGGATGACCGCGACTATCTGATCGAGGTGGGCTATGTGGACAGCAACTATCAGTGGCAGGCCCTGGCCAAGTCTGCCCCAGTGCGCGTGCCCGCCTGTTTTTCCCAGGGTGCCGCCGCTGCCGCCGCCGTGGGCAGCACCCTGGGGGCCTCTCCCCGGCAAGGGGGCGTCTCTGGACTGGTCAGTGACCTACAGCCCAAACCCGCTGGTTTCGGCTCCGTTGCCGAAACCGCTGCCGAAACCGCTCTCTCCAGCCTAGCCGGTGGGGTCGCCGCCGCCGGGCTGGGGGCGACCCTGGAGAGCCGCCCCGCCCCGGCTCAAGAAACTGCCCCAGCTCAAAAAACAGCCCCAGGCGTTGGCCGCCGCACCGATATGGGGGCCGAGAGCAAGATCATTTTGGTGCCTCGGGGGGCAGATGCCGCCTACGCCTACTGGGAAGCCGCCCCCGCCCACAGCGCCGCCCTGCGGCAGGAAGGGGGGCGAGTCATGGCCCTGCGGATTCACGATGCCACCAACCTGGAGCTGGACTATCAGTCTCCCCACGCCACCCAGGAGTACATTTTGGGGGAAGGCGACCAGGATCACCACGTGTCAATTTGGACTCCCGATCGCGACTACGTGGCCGAGCTGGGCTACCTCACCGACGATGGCCAGTGGCTGCAACTGGTGCGATCGCTCCATGTGCGCGTGCCCGCCGCCTAG
- a CDS encoding neutral zinc metallopeptidase, protein MKWQSSRRSINIDDRRGRSGGGAAVGGIGALIMALLVAFLGGDPSVVLETGGANPYDSAPQSQVESDRSADFVAAVLGETEDTWHSIFRSEFGAAYQEPGLVLYSGATQSACGTGRAAMGPFYCPADQRVYLDTSFFRDLQVRHGAPGDFAQAYVIAHEVGHHVQNLLGVSGQVQRAQQRLSRTQANDLSVRLELQADCFAGVWAHRAQVSRDILEEGDIEEALNAASQIGDDRLQMAAQGYVTPDSFTHGSSQQRAQWFYRGIETGDINQCNTFDVARL, encoded by the coding sequence ATGAAGTGGCAATCGAGTCGGCGCAGCATCAACATTGACGATCGCCGGGGTCGGTCTGGAGGTGGTGCCGCAGTGGGGGGCATTGGGGCTCTGATTATGGCGCTGCTGGTGGCCTTTTTAGGCGGCGATCCATCGGTGGTGTTAGAGACTGGCGGGGCCAACCCCTACGACAGTGCGCCCCAGTCCCAGGTGGAGAGCGATCGCTCCGCCGATTTTGTCGCCGCCGTACTGGGCGAAACTGAAGACACCTGGCACAGCATTTTTCGCTCCGAATTTGGCGCGGCCTACCAGGAACCCGGCTTGGTGCTCTATTCTGGGGCGACCCAGTCAGCCTGTGGCACCGGGCGAGCGGCCATGGGGCCGTTTTACTGCCCGGCTGACCAAAGGGTGTACCTCGACACCAGCTTCTTCAGAGATTTGCAGGTGCGCCACGGGGCACCGGGCGATTTTGCCCAGGCCTACGTCATTGCCCACGAGGTCGGACACCACGTGCAAAACCTGCTGGGGGTGTCGGGCCAGGTGCAGCGGGCGCAGCAGCGGCTCAGCCGCACCCAGGCCAACGACCTGTCGGTGCGACTGGAGTTGCAGGCCGACTGTTTTGCCGGGGTGTGGGCCCACCGGGCGCAGGTGTCGCGCGACATTCTGGAGGAGGGCGACATTGAAGAGGCCCTCAACGCCGCCAGCCAGATCGGCGACGATCGCCTGCAGATGGCAGCCCAGGGCTACGTCACCCCTGACTCGTTTACTCACGGGTCGTCGCAGCAGCGAGCCCAATGGTTTTATCGCGGCATTGAGACGGGCGACATTAACCAGTGCAACACCTTTGATGTGGCTCGCCTGTAG
- the rimM gene encoding ribosome maturation factor RimM (Essential for efficient processing of 16S rRNA): protein MAPKSPAAPPEDWVEIGRIVAPQGVKGEVRIYPSSDFPERFLEPGERWLRRSRSLTPEAVELVRGRYVDGKGLYVVQLGGVTSRDEAEALRDAVLLVPAGDRPQLDPDEFYVADLVGLRVVVQATGQDIGTVTDVFAAGNDLLEITYHALAQETPAAAPPRTVLVPFVTAIVPVVNLAEGYLEITPPAGLLSP from the coding sequence ATGGCTCCTAAATCCCCCGCTGCGCCCCCCGAAGACTGGGTTGAAATTGGCCGCATCGTTGCTCCCCAGGGGGTGAAAGGCGAAGTGCGCATCTACCCCAGCAGCGACTTTCCAGAACGGTTTCTAGAACCGGGAGAACGGTGGCTGAGGCGGTCTCGCAGCCTGACGCCCGAGGCTGTCGAGCTGGTGCGCGGGCGATACGTTGACGGCAAGGGGCTATATGTAGTGCAGCTAGGGGGAGTCACCAGCCGCGACGAGGCCGAGGCGCTGCGGGATGCGGTGCTGCTGGTGCCAGCGGGCGATCGCCCCCAGCTTGACCCCGACGAGTTTTACGTGGCCGACCTGGTGGGGTTGCGGGTGGTGGTGCAGGCTACGGGCCAAGACATCGGCACTGTCACCGATGTGTTTGCGGCGGGCAATGACCTGCTCGAGATTACCTATCATGCTTTAGCACAAGAAACGCCGGCTGCGGCCCCGCCCCGCACGGTGCTGGTGCCCTTTGTTACTGCCATTGTTCCCGTGGTAAATTTGGCGGAGGGATATCTTGAAATTACTCCCCCAGCTGGGCTTTTAAGCCCCTGA
- a CDS encoding valine--pyruvate transaminase, whose product MTPELTRFGEEMSHLTGVRAIMKDIVETLRAGQGRSFINLSAGNPVILPEIEQLWRDCTQALLASPEYGNVVCRYGTSQGYEPLIAAIKDDFNRRYGLNLSDRHLLITPGSQALYFLAANAFGGYHATGRMKDIVLPLSPDYTGYGGISLVPEAVRAYRPTLDVDEAAHRFRYRPDFSQLEITADTGFVLFSRPCNPTGNVLSGEDVQQIASLAAAHNVPVLVDSAYAPPYPALNFTAMEPVFGDNILHCMSLSKAGLPGERLGVAIGDPAIIQVLECFQTNFCIHSSRYGQAIAARAIASGELARLAEQVIRPYYQDKFAVLEAALEVAMPHDLPWYLHNGEGAIFAWLWFDRLPITDQNLYDQLKQRGVIVVPGNPFFPGLREDWPHTRQCLRLSLTASREDLAEAATRLGALVSEIYQTQPSPVAVSA is encoded by the coding sequence ATGACTCCAGAACTCACCCGCTTTGGCGAGGAAATGTCTCACCTCACGGGCGTGCGCGCCATTATGAAAGACATTGTTGAAACCCTGCGGGCGGGACAGGGACGGTCGTTTATCAATCTCAGCGCGGGCAACCCGGTAATTTTGCCCGAAATTGAGCAGCTCTGGCGCGACTGCACCCAAGCGCTACTGGCCAGCCCCGAGTACGGCAATGTGGTGTGCCGCTACGGCACCAGCCAGGGCTATGAGCCGCTGATTGCGGCAATCAAAGACGACTTCAACCGGCGCTACGGGCTGAATCTGAGCGATCGCCACCTGCTCATCACCCCCGGCAGCCAGGCGCTGTACTTTTTGGCGGCTAACGCCTTTGGCGGCTACCACGCGACCGGTCGCATGAAAGACATTGTGCTGCCCCTCAGCCCCGACTACACCGGCTACGGCGGCATTTCCCTGGTGCCCGAGGCGGTGCGGGCCTACCGTCCCACCCTGGATGTGGATGAGGCCGCCCACCGATTCCGCTACCGACCTGACTTTAGCCAGCTGGAAATTACTGCTGATACGGGGTTTGTGCTGTTTTCGCGCCCCTGCAACCCCACGGGCAACGTGCTCAGCGGTGAGGATGTGCAGCAGATCGCCAGCCTGGCCGCCGCCCACAATGTTCCGGTACTGGTCGATTCGGCCTACGCGCCGCCCTACCCGGCGCTCAACTTTACCGCTATGGAGCCGGTGTTTGGCGACAATATTCTCCACTGCATGAGCCTTTCAAAGGCGGGGCTGCCGGGGGAGCGGCTGGGGGTGGCGATCGGCGATCCGGCAATTATTCAGGTGCTGGAGTGTTTTCAGACAAATTTTTGCATTCACTCGTCGCGCTACGGCCAGGCGATCGCCGCCCGCGCCATCGCCTCGGGTGAGCTGGCTCGCCTGGCTGAGCAGGTGATTCGGCCCTACTACCAAGACAAGTTTGCGGTGCTCGAAGCCGCCCTTGAGGTGGCCATGCCCCACGACCTGCCCTGGTACCTGCACAACGGCGAGGGGGCAATTTTTGCCTGGCTATGGTTTGATCGGCTGCCCATTACCGATCAAAACCTGTACGACCAGCTCAAGCAGCGGGGGGTAATTGTAGTGCCGGGCAATCCCTTCTTCCCAGGTCTGCGGGAAGACTGGCCTCACACCCGCCAGTGCCTACGCCTGAGCCTGACCGCCAGCCGCGAAGATTTGGCGGAGGCTGCCACCCGTCTGGGTGCCCTGGTGAGCGAGATCTATCAAACCCAGCCCAGCCCCGTGGCGGTGTCTGCCTAA